GGATTGATCTCTGCGAGGAGCAGTCGCTCCTCGGTGAAACACGTCCAGAGCCGTGCGATACACTCCGCGAGCACCGCACGGTGCGCCGTTGGCACACCCGCACGATCCATGACATCCGCGATCGCCGTCGGCGCAATGGGTGCATCTGCCGTAATCGGCACGATGGTCGCGGCCTCGATCGCAACGCCACCGCTGACGCTCATCGCGAGCACGGGACCACGGGTCCGCGTATCATAGCTCGCGCTCACGTAGTACTCACGTTCCGCAGACACGAAGTCCTCAATGAGCACCCGCTCAGCGCGCATACCGGCAATGTCCGCTTCAACGCACCGCGCAAACGCAGGCAGGAACGATGCTACATCCTGCGCTACCTGGACCCCACCGGCCCTGCCGCGGCCACCGCTGCGCACCTGTGCCTTCATCACCGCCGGATACCGCCGCGCGGCCGGCACTACGCCACGATCCACGAGCACCCCATCGGGCACCGCGATACCGTAGCGCTGCAGAAGCAGCTTTCCTTCATATTCCATGAGGTCCATAGATGAGTATCACGATACCATGCACTCCACCGCGGAGCAATCATCGCGTGGACGAACGGATCATCCGGCCTGGATGTCCCAGAACATCGGTCCGAAAATATCTGGAGGAAGTCGGTACTCATCACCAGTATCCGACTCTGGATCGAACTGTTCGGTGACGAAGTAGATGAGCGACATCGGTCGCTCATACGGATTGGCCACCCCGTGCGCAACACCGGGCGGAATGCGGACCATGCGCGGACGCGCGGCGCCAAGCACAAACCGCATCTGCATACCCTGCGTGGGGGATCCCGTCCGGAGGTCCTTGAGACCCACGAGGAGCCGATCAGCAGATGGCACAAACCAAAAATCCGTCTGCTTCCGATGGAGATGCGTCGCTTTCACTGCGCCCGGAACGATCGTTGAGTAATTCACCTGTCGGATCTCCGCGTTTGCAGCACACTGGAGCATGCCAGCATCCAGACGACCAAGCTCAAGGAACGACCCCCCGTCATCTGCAAATTCCTTGAGCTCCAGCATCTCCACACCGACGATCCTCTCACTGGGACCGTAGTGCTGTTTGGTGAGTTGTGCTTCTATGTGTGGATCGAACATACGTGTTTCGCGGATAAACATGGTCGCACACCACATCTCCCGTCCCCGCCACATTACTCCCTAATGAAATTCACGATCTTGTCCGGCACAAAAACAACGCGCACAGGATCGCGCTCCCCGAGGTGCTTGCGGACATTCGCCTCCCCGAGCGCACGCGCCCGCGCATCCTCCTCGCTCGTACCCGCAGGGACACGGATCGTCGCGCGGTGCTTGCCGTTCACCTGCACGACGAGGTTCACCTCCTCATCCACGATCAACGTGGGGTCATAGTGCGGCCAAGGGTGAGCAAGAACACTTTTTTTGTTCCCGAGCTTCTCCCACAGTTCCTCGGCGAGATGCGGCGCGAACGGCGCGAGGAGACGCAGAAAATCCGAGCGTATCGGTGAACCATCCGCAGCAAACTCTCGCGGATCGCGCGCAACCAAGTTCATGAATTCCATCATCGCGGCAATCGCCGTATTGAACCGCATTGCCTCAATATCCTCACTCACCTTCTTCATCGTCTTATGGAGTGCACGCTTCAATGTTTTTTCTGACACTTCCTCAACGACGTGTTGAATTGGTCCGGTTGCATACGTCCAAACCTTTTCCAAAAACCGCCGACACCCCTTCAGCCCATCCGTGGACCACGGGACGGCCTGATCGAAAGGTCCAATGAACATCTCGTACAGACGCACGGCATCCGCGCCGTACTGCGCGATAATGTCGTCCGGATTCACAACGTTCCCACGCGACTTGGACATCTTCTCACCGTTTGCCGCCAAGATCATGCCGTGTGATGTGCGCTTCTGATACGGCTCCGCTACCGGCACAACGCCGATGTCGTGCAAAAACAGGTTCCAAAATCGCGAGTAGAGCAGGTGGAGCGTCGTGTGCTCCATGCCGCCGTTGTACCAGTCCACGGGGAGCCAGTGTTGCAGGAGCTCTTGGGACCATCGTCCCTGCCTGTCATTGCGAGGAGTCCGCGACGCGGCAATCCCGGTCAATGGAGTACGCGGAAACAACTCCCCATGCATCGCATACGCTAGGAAGTACCACGACGATCCCGCCCAGTTCGGCATGACATCGGTCTCACGTTTCGCCGGTCCACCGCACCGGGGACAATTGGTGTTCACGAACGAAGCAATATTCGCAAGCGGCGACTCCCCCGTATCCGTCGGCTCATACCGTTCCACCTCGGGCAACAAGATGGGGAGCTGATCCTCCGGTACAGGCACCGTCCCGCACGCCGCACAGAACACCACCGGAATGGGCTCACCCCAGTACCGCTGCCGCGAGAACACCCAATCGCGAAGCTTGTATGTCACGGTCATCGTGCCGCCGACGGCTTCCGTAATCGCTGCGCGGGCCTCATCGCTGCGCATGCCGTCAAACGCTCCGCTGTTCGTGAGCAGGCCATCGCCGGTATAGACCTCTTCATTGGCCGGGATTGCCACGTCGCTCGCGGATTCACTCCTCGCAATGACCGTCGTGATATGCAACCCATACTTCTGTGCAAAACCAAAATCCCGCTCATCATGCGCGGGTACCGCCATAATGGCACCAGTGCCATAGGAACCGAGGACGTAGTCGGCGACCCAGACGGAAATCTCCTCGCCGTTCGCGGGGTTCACGGCGGTGATGCCGGCGGCAACACCGGTCTTCTCGCGCGCATCTGCGGCGCGGTCCATGTCGGTCACCTTTCGCGCGGCCGCGACGTACGCGCGCACGTCATCGGACGCTTGCCAACCGGCATCCATCCACCGCTGCGCGAGCTCGGGTGACACGACGAGGAACGTCGCACCAAAGAGCGTGTCCGGACGCGTCGTGAAGACGGAAATCACCATGTCATTGCGAGGAGTCTGCGACGTGGCAATCCCGGCGTTTACTGTTGATGGCCAGGATTGCTTCGCCCCGACCAGAGCGCCGGGGCTCGCAATGACAGAAAACGTGATGTTCGCTCCCTCGGAACGCCCGATCCAGTTGCGCTGCTGCGCCTTCGCGGCTTCGATGTAGTCCACGTGGTGAAGACCATCCAAGAGCTGCTCGGCGTACGCGGTGATCTTGAGCATCCACTGTTCCTTCTCGCGCTTGTCCACGACGCCACCGCACCGCTCGCACCGTCCGCCGACGACCTCCTCGTTCGCCAAGCCAATCTTGCACGAGGGACACCAGTTGATCGGCACCCGCGCCTTGTACGCCAAGCCGCGCTCAAGGAGCTTGAGAAAAATCCACTGCGTCCACCGGTAGTACGCGGGGTCGGTCGTGTTCACCTCGCGCGACCAGTCAAAGGAAAAGCCGGCGGCCATGAGCTGCCGCTTGAAGTTCGCGATGTTCCGCTCGGTCGTCACGCGCGGGTGCTCACCGGTCTTGATCGCGTAGTTCTCCGCCGGAAGACCGAACGCATCCCACCCCATGGGGTAGAGGACGTTCTTCCCCTCCATCCGGTGCTTGCGCGCGATAACATCCATCGCCGTGTACGAGCGCAGATGCCCCACGTGGAGCCCGTCGCCGGACGGGTACGGAAACTCGACGAGGAGGTACTCCTCCTCGCCTCGTGCATCGTCGGCCGCGTGCGCGCGCTGCTCGTTCCACACGCGCTGCCACCGTTCCTCCATGGCTCCGTGATCGTATTTCGCCATACCCCTGCATCGTAGCACGGGTGTGCGCGCATGGCAGTACCGCTCCGATGTCCATCGGAGCGGTACTGCGCGGTTCCTGTTTTTTCTTACTCTCCTGCGGATGCATCGGCGGCGGACGGCGCAGCATCGGGTGCTCCCGTGCCTTCCGGTGCCTGCTCCAACGGGTTCGGCTCCTCCGCGACGCGCTGTTCTGCCGACGCGGCGAGGATGCCCTGAACGACGGTGCTGTTGTCGCGGAGGGACTCCGTGAAGAGCACATGCTCACGATTGATCTGCATCTCGTCCGTGGGACCATGGAGCTCGCTGCCGAGCTTCACGAGTGCGACATTCGGTGGCGGCTCCGGTTGCCCGGCGTCGCGCTGCTGGAGTGACGGCGAGACCTGGAGGTAGTACACGTCACGGAGCACGAGCGATTCGCGCGTCCGTTCCGTCAGGTGCCCAAAGTACACCTGCCCGTTCGTGAGAAACACCGCGCTCCAGGCACTCGGCGGCGTCGCTCCGGGCACGGACACCACGCCGAAGACCACGAGCGCAAGCACGACGACCGCTGCCACCGCAACCGCCCACGGCGTGAGCGCATGGACCGACGCAGGCGCTGCGGACGGTTTCATAACCGACGCAGTGCCAAACGCCCCCACCCGCTTCGCTGGCACGCGCCGGCGCGGGGCCTTCTGTGACGACTGCATCCCATACTCCTGTTGTTCTTCCATAGCATCAAGCATCATGACGACGAATCAGCAGCACGTCGCTGCGCGACTCGACATGATGGTTACGGTTACCCACATCGCTTCCATTGTACCACAGCACGATCATCCGTGTGCACGGTACGCACGATCAATCCGCTCGAGCGCGAGCGCATACGCGGCAATGCGGAGCGTGCGTGCGCCACGCGCGCGTGCAAAAACCTCGCGCGTCTCGCGGCACAGCTTCGCGCTGAGCTTGCGGAGCACGTCGCGCTCGCTCCAGTGCTCGCCGTCCATGTTCTGCTTCCACTCGAAATACGACGTCGCCACACCACCCGCGTTCGCGAGGACGTCTGGGATGACGGGAATGCCACGCTCCGTCAAAATCGCTTCCGCCTCCGGTGTGACGGGTCCGTTCGCGAGTTCGAGCACGACCTTCGCCTTGATCCGCCGCGCGTTCGCCGCGGTGATCGCGCCCTCGAGCGCAGCGGGGATGAGCACGTCGCACTCCTGCTCCAGGATACTCGCATTCGTGACGACCTTCCCACCGCTCACCGCCGCGCAGTCCACCACGCTCCCACGTTCTCGCTTGCACGCCATGACGACCGCAGCACTCATCTCCTGGGCTTGCAGCTGTCGGCTTGCAGCTGTCGGCTTCCTCACAATGCCTCCCCGCGAATCCGAGAGTCCGACGACACGCATCCCCGCATCTTCCGCGCTCCGTGCAGCCCAGTACCCCACGTTGCCAAAACCCTGGACGACCACGGACGGGGACGCACCAACCCCCCACCGTCGCCCGCGCTGCCGAAGCGCCTCGCGCAGCACGACAATGCCACCGTACCCCGTCGCCTGTTCCCGCCCCGCGCTGCCGCCCATCGCTATCGGCTTGCCCGTGAACGTCGCGCGCCATTCCTTCGCGCTTGCGGCTTGCAGCTGTCGGCTTGTGACTCTTCGCCATTCATCCACCATCCACCCCATGATCGTCGCGTTCGTGTGCACGTCCGGCGCCGGAACATCCGTGCGCGGGCCGATGACCGGACCGAGCGCGCGCACGAACCCGCGGCTCAGCCGCTCGAGCTCGCCGCTCGACAGCAACGTGGAATCCACCGTCACGCCGCCCTTCCCACCGCCGAACGGGATGTTCACGACCGCGCACTTCATCGTCATCCAGAACGCGAGCGCGCGCACCTCGTCCATGTCCACGTTCGGGTGAAACCGTATCCCACCCTTGTACGGCCCACGGAGCGACGAGTGCTGGACGCGGTACCCACGGAATAGACGCGTCGTCCCGTCATCCATCCGCACCGAAAACTGTACGTCAATCGTGCGCTCCGGCTCACGCAACCTTCCGAGGACATCCTCGCGCACCCGCACAACTGCGGCGGCCTGATCCAACTGCGCGAGTGCTGCGTGCCAGGGAGACATAGAATGCTATTCTACCACGCATCCACATGCGCACTATGCACATTGACCGTCGCTACGCCCGCACCTATACTCCAGAGACATGGAGGAACCCATCACCAAATCATACTTCGACGAAAAGTTCGACGGCTTCACCCGAGCGGTGGACGAAAAGATCGGCGGCCTCGCTCGAACGATGGACGAAAAGATCGGCGGTCTTGCTCGAGCGATGGACGAACAGATCGGCGGCCTCGCCCGAGCGGTGAAGGAGGGATTTGATCGTGTTGATGAGCGATTTGATGCAGTGGATGAGCGATTCAACACGATAGAGGGTGACATCGCCGACCTCAAATACCGCATGCGTCTCATGGAGGGCGAAATCCAAGCACTGAGCGCGAACATGGTGACGAAGCAGTACCTCGATGCAAAAACGGCGCGTTGGCGCCGTCCTGAGGACGTCTTCGGCCGAAGGATCTCGTACGCGTCGTGTTCCCGTTGATGCGAACATCCTCTCACCGGAGACCCGGGCGAAACTCGAACAGCTCATCCCCGCAATCACCCTCAACGGGTGACCCGTCAACGCTCCGCACAAAGGAAAAGGCCCTGGACGCATATCGCGTCCAGGGCCTCGTGGTGCCACGCACTCAGTTCTTCTGTCCCTCCGTTGCATCAACGATCGCTGCGATCTCCTGGAGCTCGCGCAGATTAACGACAGATGGGAGTGTCTCCGGTTGGAGCACTGCCCGTGCATCGGCGATGATCCGCTCGATGTCATCCGGCAGCGACCGACGGGAGTTCGCGGCGGCGACGGCGGCGAGCGTCATCTTGGCATCCTGCAGGCGATCCGCGGATGGCACCGCATCGGCAATCGCGTCGGCGAGCGACTGCGTGGTGATGGTCCCGCCACCAAACTGGTAGGCGCGACGGCAGCAGTTGAGGATGCCCGCACCGGAGAACCCGCGTGCGCGGACCTGCGCCACGAACGGCGTGAAGTCCGCAACCGTGCACGGGAACTGCTCGCGCGCAACGTACACCGGGAACAACCCCGAGTACTCCGCGTCGCCCGTGATGACGACGATACGCTCGTCCGCGCGACCGTCGCGCTTCATCGCGGGGTCCATGAGGTCTGGCCGATTCGTCGCCTTGACGAACAGCACGCAACCGCGAATGCGCTCGTCCGCCTCGAACTCCATGAGCCGCTGACGGATGCGATTGGAGACACCGGTGTCGCCCTGTGGCATATCGCGGCCGCTGTCCTCCTGGTCCGTCTCATCGCGGAAGACGATGCACGGTGCGAGGTCGAGGAGTGCCTGGCAGACCTCCTCGACGCGCTGCTCGGAGTTCCCCACGAACATGCTCCGCAGGTTTCGGAACTTCACGAGGAGCATGTCGCACTCCCGCGCGAACGCCTCCGCGATCGCGGTCTTGCCCGTTCCCGGCGGGCCCATGAGGAGCACGCCCTGGGGTACGGCCTTCACGTCTCCGCTGCGCATCGCGTCTCGCGCAGCAATGAGCACGCGCTTGACGTGACCGAGGCCGGCGAGGCCGGCAAAGCCGTAGCGGGGCTCCACGATGGTGAGGAGATGCCCGTACGCACGGTGGAGAAGCGCGACGCGCCGTTCGGCAATCGTTGCCGCGTCGAGCGTTGGATCGCGGAGCAACGCGGCGATGTCGCGGTAGCTCATGCCCTGGGTGTGTCGCACGAAGGCGGAGATGCCCATCTTCGGCGTGGAGAGCTGACCGCCGCTCTCTGCCGCCGCGAGCGCGGCATTCGCCTGCTCGTGTGTTGCGCGAGCAGCACGGATCTCCGGAGTATCCGGATGCTCCGCGCGCGCGGCGAGCGGCGCGATCTGCTGTGCGATGCGGTCGCGCTCACGCTCCCAACGGACGAGTGCATGGCCGTGCGCATGCTGCACGGCATCCGTTGCCTTTCGGTACGCCTCCTGTGCCTTGCGCACTGCGCGGGGAACAACGTCTGCCTCGTCTGTGCACGCGCTGCGCTGCTCGGTGAGCGACCGCAGCTCATCCTCAAGCGCAAAACGTCGCTTCGGCACGCGGAGCACTGCGCGAAGTCCGTCCGGGAGCGGAAGCGGACTCGCATCGTAGAGGTCCGTGCTGACGATGAAACCGTTCTGGTGCGTGTACAGCATCGCCGACAGCTCCGATGCCCCGCCGGGGAGCGTGAAACGATACACGCCACTGCGCTCGCGCTGCGCCACGACGAACGTGTACACATGGAAGACCCCGCTCGCCTCTACGAACTCCACACGCACGCCATCACCCACACCGAGCTGCTTCCAAACCGTCGCGCTCATCGGTACGCACGCGATGTCCGGAGCGGTGAGCGTGCGCTCGATCGTTGCGATTGCTGCGTCGAGTGTATGACGTCGCTGGTGCGCAACCGCGTTTTGCTTCCGCTCCGCCTCGTCGCGCTCCAATGTGGCGCGCTCACGCGCAGTCACGGCTTTCCGGTACGTCCGATCGTCGGCGAGGGTCCTCTCGCGCACTGCGTCGTGCGCGCGCCGCGCATCGTACAGCGGATCGAGCGTGACAAACACACGCTCGCGCTCCGCCTCCTCAAGCGCTGCGAGCGCCTCCGCAGCGGTATGCACCGCCGTGCGGAGATCAACCACACCTCCGCAGCACCGCCGAACGAACGCACAACGCTCCTCTTCCGTGGGTCTGCCGATGGCGATGGTCGTCAGCGGCCCATCCGGCCTGCGGAGAAGCTCATCCACGGATGCGGCAGTTGGCGCAGCGCACGCGATGAGGTGCCCGGCGCGCCGAAACCGATCCATGGACAACAGCTGGAGGAGCGCGAGTGCGGCGGCGCGACGCTCCGGCAGCGCGGCAGCGCCGGACTCGGCCGGCAGCACCACGTCAAGCGCGGGGAGGAGCGCGATGCACCGCTTTGGCGCGTCACTGCGTGCGGCGGATACGAAGACATCGCGCATGGCTAAGGTCGCGGAGAGCGGGCTGCGCGGGAGCGCGGCCGCATCGGCCGCGACGCGCTCCGCCGCTGCAGTCGCATCATTGGCTGGCGACGCACCGCCACCGCTCGCATCGAGCAGTGCCCGAAAACGCTCCTCATGGACATCGTGCGGGAATGTGAACCCGCGCGCCGCATCGTACACCCAGCAGAGCACGCTATCGTCATCCGCAGTGAGATGCGCGAAGAGCACTTCCTCGAACGCCGCGAGCGCGTCCACCGGCTGGTCTCCTGCATGGATGGGAAATCCATCCCCAATCCCGCCCGTGAACAGAAACGCGTGCACGCCACGCTGACGCGCTTCGTCCAACGCCTGAAGCCAGTGCATGGCTCCTCCTCTCGTGAGTTGTCCAAAGAATCGTCGGGACATCCCGACGCTGCACCATAGCACTGGAGCGCGTAGCTGTCAAACAAACACACAAGAGAATCCCCCACCCTTCTGAAAGGATGGGGGATCAAAGTATCAAAGTACAAATCTCATGGTTTGACTGGGTCCGAGGCGCGCGAACCCCAGCCAACGGAGGAGGAACCGAGATCGGCAGCATCCCACCCGCGCACGCACACGCGACCGGCGGCCCCGTCCGCGCGGAGAGCACCAGAGGCACGAGGGCCGAAGCGGGTGCGGAGCAAACACCAGGTGGGAACATCGAACATGCGGTTGTGCTCGTGGCGGGTCGCGTGCCAGGAGAGGGTGTACTCCTCGAGGGAGGGCATACGGAATCCGGGCAGGGCGGTGAGGTCGTTCCAGGAGGTGCCGGTGCGTGGGCATGCGTCAGGGGTTTCCACCCATGACCAGCGGGGGAAGGCGACATCCTCCCATACGATCTGCGCGCGGTTGGGGTCTCCATCTTTTGCCGTCCAGTGATCGCGCTGCCCCACGGCTGCCATGAAGCGGTCGTAGGCGAGGGAGGGACTCGCCTTGCTCGTGTACAGGGAGCTCGGTGTCTGGAGGATGAGCGTTTGCGGGGCGCGGTGCCTCGCGGGGTGCTCATCCGTGCAGAACGTGCCTGCGGTGCGTTGCTCGTACTCCTCGTCCGTGATGTTCGGGGGGAGAAGGTCTGCGAGCGCGCTCGCTGGCAGGAGGGCGAGGACTGGCGTTAGGTACTGCACCCACCAGTCCCTGCGGGCTTGTGCCATGGGACCGGCGCGGAGGCCGCGCATGTGCGCGACGGCGCGCGCGATCTCGCGGGCGATGGCCGGGTGCTTCGGATCGGTGTTGATCACCTGCTTCTGCGGGGGCATGGGGGAGCTCCTTTCGTGGGGGGTTGGTTGGTGAAGGAACAATGAGGCATCGGCCTCCCCGCCGCCTCGGAGCCGAAAGATGGCGCGCGGGAAGAGCGCGCCGCGGGGAACTACAGCGTTGCGTCTGCAAGATCGAGCACCACACGAACGAGCTCGTAGTCCGTCACACCAGTAACGAGAGTACCGTCGGGTGCCACTACCACTTCGACTTCCGTGTGCAGGAACTCGTCCAGTGTGTGGCGGCCGGTGAGCAGATGCATGCGCTGGTTGCTCGAGCCACGGAGCGGATCGCCTGCTGCGAGACGTTGGACGAACCGTCCGTCAATGAGCACGTCGAGTTGCTCCAGAAGTGCTTGGGCGCCAACTGGTGCATGCTCGCTGCGAAGCTCACGGAGTGTATAGCCCGACCACGCGAGCGTGGAGAGACCTCGCACTCGCGCATGGCGCGCGATCTCGACGAGTGCTGGTGCCTGCGCGAACGGATCACCACCGGAGAAGGACACGCCGTCAATGCCGTGCTCTGCCTTCGCACGATCAATCCACGCACTGACCTGCGCGACGGTGTGCTGTTCCGACCCACGCCCGTCACGCGCGAACGCTTGGAGCTCCGGCGTGGCGCACCCGCGACATCGAAACGGACAACCGCGCATCCAGAGGCACGCGCGCAACCCGGGCCCCATGGCGCGGGTTGCCTCTTGGAAGCGACCGACGGAGCAGAACGCACTCATGTGCCACCTCCGATCTTCACGCCGTGTCGCACACCGTTCGGCACCGCCGGCGGGTCCTCCACGCGCTCGTCCGTGAGGCGAACGCCGCCGATCTCGAGTATCGCGCGGAGCAACGCTGCGGCATCATCGCACTCGGTGCTCCCATCCGGCATGTTGATGTCCACGCGCGTCGTTCCGTCGGGAAGCAATGTGACACGGATGACTTCGTCGCTCATACGCCACCTCCCACCTTGACGGTGAAGCGCACCGAGCCGTCCGATGCCTGCTCCTCCGTACTCGTTCCACGGAGGTATGCGCCGAGGATGCGCATCGCGCGCCGCACGAACGCGACGCGGTACGCCTCGCGCAGGCGATCTTCCATCTCCGTGAGATCGCCCGCATGGTCTTTCGGAGCAACACCGTGGAGTTGCATCGTGCCGTTCTCCCGCTGCACGATGCCGAGCTGACGATCGCCGGAGAGCGTGAGGACACCGATGACATCGCCGACCGGCGGATGCCACTCCCCGCTCCAAAAGTCATGCGGACGCGAGAAGGTGGCGGCAGTCGCGCACCTGAGCTCCTCGGCGAGCTGATGCACGGCTTCTGCGGCTGCCTCACGCACAATATCGTTCCATGCAACGCGGTGCAGCAAACGGCCGACTGCCGGACGCTGTGCCGCGTACTTCGCGATGATCTCCTGCAGTGAAGCCGACACACCGTCGAGCACGCGCTGGCGTGCAATGAAATGCAACGACATGCTACCTCCCTTTCCGCTCAGTTCTCCAATGAACAACCGGGGGGACCCCCAGCCCTGCACCATACACAAAAAAAACGGGTGTGTCAAATAGCACTCGCCACCATCATACCGTGATGCTGCCTACCGTTTCTCCGACGTGTCCCAGTCAATCATCACGGCCGGTTTGCCCGCGTGCGTCTGGAGGTACTTGAACACCTGGAACGCGGCTTTCACGCCCTCACCCACCGATACCGCGGCTTGCTTGTACGCAATGTCGCAGAGGTCGCCGGCTGCGAACACACCGGGCGTGCTCGTCTCGCAATCGCGCGTGATGACTACCTCGCGCTTCGTGTTCAAGGTGACGATGTCCGAGAGCCACGTCGTGTGCGCGCGGAAACCGATCTGCACGAAGACGGAGTCCACGTCGAGCACGCGGAGGTCGCCCGCAACCGGCTCGCCGGTCTTTGGATCGGTCGGAGCGAGCATGACTTGCGCGACACGCCCATCGCCGCGCACCTCGACCACCTTCCGCGCGGTGAGCTGCTCAACGCCCGTCATCTCAGCGAGCCGATCGAGGAGCGGCCGCTCCGCGCTGAACGCCGCGCGACGATGGATGAGGTACACCTTCGCCGCAC
This genomic stretch from bacterium harbors:
- a CDS encoding Glu/Leu/Phe/Val dehydrogenase, with protein sequence MSPWHAALAQLDQAAAVVRVREDVLGRLREPERTIDVQFSVRMDDGTTRLFRGYRVQHSSLRGPYKGGIRFHPNVDMDEVRALAFWMTMKCAVVNIPFGGGKGGVTVDSTLLSSGELERLSRGFVRALGPVIGPRTDVPAPDVHTNATIMGWMVDEWRRVTSRQLQAASAKEWRATFTGKPIAMGGSAGREQATGYGGIVVLREALRQRGRRWGVGASPSVVVQGFGNVGYWAARSAEDAGMRVVGLSDSRGGIVRKPTAASRQLQAQEMSAAVVMACKRERGSVVDCAAVSGGKVVTNASILEQECDVLIPAALEGAITAANARRIKAKVVLELANGPVTPEAEAILTERGIPVIPDVLANAGGVATSYFEWKQNMDGEHWSERDVLRKLSAKLCRETREVFARARGARTLRIAAYALALERIDRAYRAHG
- the leuS gene encoding leucine--tRNA ligase is translated as MAKYDHGAMEERWQRVWNEQRAHAADDARGEEEYLLVEFPYPSGDGLHVGHLRSYTAMDVIARKHRMEGKNVLYPMGWDAFGLPAENYAIKTGEHPRVTTERNIANFKRQLMAAGFSFDWSREVNTTDPAYYRWTQWIFLKLLERGLAYKARVPINWCPSCKIGLANEEVVGGRCERCGGVVDKREKEQWMLKITAYAEQLLDGLHHVDYIEAAKAQQRNWIGRSEGANITFSVIASPGALVGAKQSWPSTVNAGIATSQTPRNDMVISVFTTRPDTLFGATFLVVSPELAQRWMDAGWQASDDVRAYVAAARKVTDMDRAADAREKTGVAAGITAVNPANGEEISVWVADYVLGSYGTGAIMAVPAHDERDFGFAQKYGLHITTVIARSESASDVAIPANEEVYTGDGLLTNSGAFDGMRSDEARAAITEAVGGTMTVTYKLRDWVFSRQRYWGEPIPVVFCAACGTVPVPEDQLPILLPEVERYEPTDTGESPLANIASFVNTNCPRCGGPAKRETDVMPNWAGSSWYFLAYAMHGELFPRTPLTGIAASRTPRNDRQGRWSQELLQHWLPVDWYNGGMEHTTLHLLYSRFWNLFLHDIGVVPVAEPYQKRTSHGMILAANGEKMSKSRGNVVNPDDIIAQYGADAVRLYEMFIGPFDQAVPWSTDGLKGCRRFLEKVWTYATGPIQHVVEEVSEKTLKRALHKTMKKVSEDIEAMRFNTAIAAMMEFMNLVARDPREFAADGSPIRSDFLRLLAPFAPHLAEELWEKLGNKKSVLAHPWPHYDPTLIVDEEVNLVVQVNGKHRATIRVPAGTSEEDARARALGEANVRKHLGERDPVRVVFVPDKIVNFIRE
- a CDS encoding dTDP-4-dehydrorhamnose 3,5-epimerase family protein; amino-acid sequence: MFDPHIEAQLTKQHYGPSERIVGVEMLELKEFADDGGSFLELGRLDAGMLQCAANAEIRQVNYSTIVPGAVKATHLHRKQTDFWFVPSADRLLVGLKDLRTGSPTQGMQMRFVLGAARPRMVRIPPGVAHGVANPYERPMSLIYFVTEQFDPESDTGDEYRLPPDIFGPMFWDIQAG
- a CDS encoding ATP-binding protein, which gives rise to MHWLQALDEARQRGVHAFLFTGGIGDGFPIHAGDQPVDALAAFEEVLFAHLTADDDSVLCWVYDAARGFTFPHDVHEERFRALLDASGGGASPANDATAAAERVAADAAALPRSPLSATLAMRDVFVSAARSDAPKRCIALLPALDVVLPAESGAAALPERRAAALALLQLLSMDRFRRAGHLIACAAPTAASVDELLRRPDGPLTTIAIGRPTEEERCAFVRRCCGGVVDLRTAVHTAAEALAALEEAERERVFVTLDPLYDARRAHDAVRERTLADDRTYRKAVTARERATLERDEAERKQNAVAHQRRHTLDAAIATIERTLTAPDIACVPMSATVWKQLGVGDGVRVEFVEASGVFHVYTFVVAQRERSGVYRFTLPGGASELSAMLYTHQNGFIVSTDLYDASPLPLPDGLRAVLRVPKRRFALEDELRSLTEQRSACTDEADVVPRAVRKAQEAYRKATDAVQHAHGHALVRWERERDRIAQQIAPLAARAEHPDTPEIRAARATHEQANAALAAAESGGQLSTPKMGISAFVRHTQGMSYRDIAALLRDPTLDAATIAERRVALLHRAYGHLLTIVEPRYGFAGLAGLGHVKRVLIAARDAMRSGDVKAVPQGVLLMGPPGTGKTAIAEAFARECDMLLVKFRNLRSMFVGNSEQRVEEVCQALLDLAPCIVFRDETDQEDSGRDMPQGDTGVSNRIRQRLMEFEADERIRGCVLFVKATNRPDLMDPAMKRDGRADERIVVITGDAEYSGLFPVYVAREQFPCTVADFTPFVAQVRARGFSGAGILNCCRRAYQFGGGTITTQSLADAIADAVPSADRLQDAKMTLAAVAAANSRRSLPDDIERIIADARAVLQPETLPSVVNLRELQEIAAIVDATEGQKN
- a CDS encoding ATP citrate lyase citrate-binding domain-containing protein; its protein translation is MDLMEYEGKLLLQRYGIAVPDGVLVDRGVVPAARRYPAVMKAQVRSGGRGRAGGVQVAQDVASFLPAFARCVEADIAGMRAERVLIEDFVSAEREYYVSASYDTRTRGPVLAMSVSGGVAIEAATIVPITADAPIAPTAIADVMDRAGVPTAHRAVLAECIARLWTCFTEERLLLAEINPLFMTPDGRCIAGDAKVIVDDDILRPQERRFLSLGGDIAIIASGGGASLLNVDALMAHGGRPANYAEYSGNPSADVVRDLTIRVLAQEGLRGCWVIGGTANFTDILGTMQGFLDGLRRILPRPTYPIVVRRDGPRKTEAFAMLQDAAAHEGYQMYTFDSATPMEESARIMCKLAYQ
- a CDS encoding 4Fe-4S single cluster domain-containing protein: MSAFCSVGRFQEATRAMGPGLRACLWMRGCPFRCRGCATPELQAFARDGRGSEQHTVAQVSAWIDRAKAEHGIDGVSFSGGDPFAQAPALVEIARHARVRGLSTLAWSGYTLRELRSEHAPVGAQALLEQLDVLIDGRFVQRLAAGDPLRGSSNQRMHLLTGRHTLDEFLHTEVEVVVAPDGTLVTGVTDYELVRVVLDLADATL